In the Deltaproteobacteria bacterium genome, one interval contains:
- a CDS encoding LLM class flavin-dependent oxidoreductase produces the protein MKFGLHFLLQDPPNGENLPRLYDEVFEQAELAEKLGFDAFFVPEHHQMPDGYMPAPLTFLAALAARTKRAELGTGIMQLPLFHPLQIAEQGAVIDNLSRGRFILGAGLGLIQKEFDVFQIPLNEAASRFTESVEILKRAWAGETFSHHGRHYQFTDVAITPRPVRRPRPPIWVGAMSEITLKRTGRIGDGWISDPLHNFDVMKAWGQIYRDAAAKAENPRVEIALMRDAWVAESRAEVERVWWPHIQAYHLFYLHLGFFSSGRFNSQWEPWVKDIKSDAEWNFARVAPNRLICGTPDDVVAEIKRYQREIGCQYMILMLRHPTGPSHQETMKCIELLGTKVLPECK, from the coding sequence ATGAAATTTGGTCTGCATTTCTTGCTACAAGATCCACCTAACGGGGAGAATCTCCCACGCTTATACGACGAAGTCTTTGAACAAGCCGAGCTCGCAGAAAAGCTTGGTTTTGATGCGTTCTTTGTTCCCGAGCATCATCAGATGCCTGATGGGTATATGCCAGCGCCGCTCACGTTTCTTGCTGCACTTGCTGCGCGGACCAAACGTGCCGAGCTTGGTACTGGCATTATGCAGTTGCCACTCTTTCACCCTTTGCAAATCGCCGAACAAGGTGCAGTGATCGATAATCTGTCGCGTGGGCGCTTCATTCTTGGCGCTGGACTTGGCTTGATTCAAAAGGAGTTCGATGTCTTTCAGATTCCGCTCAATGAAGCAGCTTCGCGGTTTACGGAGTCAGTTGAGATTCTCAAACGCGCTTGGGCTGGTGAGACGTTTTCGCATCACGGTCGTCACTACCAGTTTACTGATGTAGCGATTACTCCACGTCCGGTTCGTCGACCACGGCCACCAATCTGGGTTGGGGCGATGTCGGAGATAACGTTGAAACGCACTGGTCGTATCGGTGACGGCTGGATTTCTGATCCGTTGCATAACTTCGATGTCATGAAAGCGTGGGGGCAGATTTATCGTGATGCTGCCGCCAAGGCCGAGAATCCGCGCGTGGAGATTGCATTGATGCGTGACGCCTGGGTTGCAGAAAGCCGCGCCGAAGTCGAACGTGTCTGGTGGCCACACATTCAAGCCTACCATTTGTTCTATCTGCACTTGGGCTTCTTTTCCTCCGGGCGCTTTAACTCACAGTGGGAACCGTGGGTAAAGGATATAAAATCAGATGCCGAATGGAATTTTGCTCGTGTCGCCCCGAACCGGCTGATCTGCGGCACTCCTGACGATGTAGTGGCTGAAATCAAACGCTACCAACGTGAGATCGGCTGTCAGTACATGATTCTGATGTTGCGTCACCCCACCGGCCCGAGTCATCAAGAGACAATGAAGTGCATTGAATTGTTGGGGACAAAAGTGCTACCGGAGTGTAAGTAG
- a CDS encoding DUF2283 domain-containing protein, which translates to MKLTYYPETDSLYIDLSEQPSVDSQEISEGIVLDYDASGNLVGIDIDNASQKVQLKELTLSKLPTAIQTIVA; encoded by the coding sequence ATGAAGCTCACTTATTACCCTGAGACAGATTCGCTCTACATTGATCTCTCTGAGCAACCAAGCGTAGATAGTCAGGAAATTTCCGAAGGGATCGTTCTCGATTACGACGCCAGCGGAAACCTCGTCGGAATCGATATTGATAATGCCAGCCAGAAGGTCCAACTCAAAGAACTCACGCTCAGCAAGCTGCCAACGGCGATTCAGACTATCGTGGCTTAG
- a CDS encoding glycosyltransferase, with the protein MSNTLIIFAKAPIVGQVKTRLCPPMTLEQAAGLATYFLIDTVERACSLPDVQVYVAFTPTDSESVFRALLSFPVHYVAQRGHSLGERELNVFRDLQQQEPRKVVLIGSDIPTLPRSHLQEAFTLLGDPGCNVVLNPTEDGGYCLIGMREPHAVLFENISWSTPAVLQETLAQAQRHNLKVKLLPSWYDVDEASDLHRLATDLSQPDRAAEAPRTREFLDRLGFSVSR; encoded by the coding sequence ATGTCCAACACTCTCATCATCTTTGCCAAAGCACCAATCGTCGGCCAGGTGAAAACACGCTTGTGCCCGCCAATGACTTTGGAGCAGGCAGCGGGGTTAGCCACATATTTCTTGATTGATACCGTCGAACGAGCGTGCTCGCTTCCTGACGTTCAGGTGTACGTCGCTTTTACCCCGACTGACAGTGAGTCCGTTTTTCGTGCCCTGTTGTCGTTTCCAGTTCACTACGTTGCCCAACGTGGACATTCGTTAGGCGAACGTGAGCTCAACGTCTTTCGCGATCTCCAACAACAGGAACCAAGAAAAGTTGTCCTCATCGGTAGTGATATTCCCACGTTGCCACGCTCACACCTTCAAGAAGCGTTTACGCTACTTGGCGATCCTGGCTGTAATGTTGTGCTGAACCCCACCGAGGATGGTGGGTATTGTCTGATCGGTATGCGAGAGCCACATGCCGTGCTGTTCGAGAATATCTCGTGGAGTACGCCTGCAGTGTTGCAGGAAACCCTCGCCCAAGCGCAGCGACATAACCTCAAGGTAAAGCTTTTACCCTCTTGGTACGATGTTGATGAAGCAAGCGATTTGCATCGGCTTGCAACCGATCTGTCTCAGCCCGATAGAGCCGCTGAAGCGCCACGCACCCGCGAATTCCTCGACCGGCTCGGCTTTAGCGTGAGTCGATAA
- the yfcD gene encoding NUDIX hydrolase YfcD, which translates to MNPADEIVAIVDEQNNVIGAVPRREMRAKRMLHRSTYILVFNTEGEIYVQKRTMTKDVFPGYFDPATGGVVLAGESYEESAVRELEEEMGIRDVPLTTLFDFYFEDERSRVWGRAFSCTYDGKIVPQVEEVQYVEMMTTDDILRRAANEQFTPDGLLVVRRYLEERRAS; encoded by the coding sequence ATGAACCCAGCCGACGAAATCGTTGCCATCGTTGATGAACAAAACAATGTGATTGGTGCCGTGCCGCGACGGGAGATGCGGGCGAAGCGGATGCTGCATCGCAGTACCTACATCCTCGTGTTTAACACTGAGGGTGAGATCTATGTGCAGAAGCGCACGATGACGAAAGATGTCTTTCCTGGCTATTTTGATCCTGCCACTGGCGGTGTTGTCCTTGCTGGTGAAAGCTACGAAGAAAGTGCGGTGCGCGAACTGGAAGAAGAGATGGGAATTCGTGATGTGCCGCTGACGACACTATTTGACTTCTACTTTGAAGATGAGCGCTCACGGGTGTGGGGCCGAGCGTTTTCCTGTACCTACGATGGCAAGATCGTTCCGCAAGTGGAAGAAGTCCAGTACGTGGAAATGATGACGACTGATGACATTCTACGGCGGGCAGCGAATGAGCAGTTCACTCCCGATGGGTTACTTGTGGTTCGACGTTATCTTGAGGAGCGACGAGCGTCATGA